A region of Leifsonia xyli DNA encodes the following proteins:
- a CDS encoding peptide ABC transporter ATP-binding protein, which translates to MSGPVLRLRGVRKRFGDVEVLRGIDLDVHQHEVVALIGSSGSGKSTLLRTVNLLEQLDDGQIFLGQQDISDPRVDADAVRGRIGVVFQHYNLFPHLSVLDNVTLASRRVHRLPKAEAERKALALLDGIGLGDKAKDFPDRLSGGQQQRAAIVRAIATDPELLLLDEVTSALDPELVGEVLELIRSLKASGTTIVMATHEMAFARDVADRVVFLDAGVIAEQGPPAQLFGAPQEDRTRAFLARFAEPIA; encoded by the coding sequence ATGAGCGGGCCGGTCCTGCGCCTGCGCGGCGTGCGCAAGCGCTTCGGGGACGTGGAGGTGCTCCGCGGCATCGATCTCGACGTGCACCAGCACGAGGTGGTCGCCCTCATCGGGTCGAGCGGCTCGGGCAAGTCGACGCTGCTGCGCACCGTCAATCTCCTGGAGCAGCTCGACGACGGGCAGATCTTTCTCGGCCAGCAGGACATCAGTGACCCGCGCGTCGACGCGGACGCGGTCCGCGGGCGGATCGGCGTCGTCTTCCAGCACTACAACCTCTTCCCGCACCTGTCGGTGCTCGACAACGTGACGCTCGCCTCCCGCCGCGTGCACCGCCTCCCGAAGGCGGAGGCCGAGCGGAAGGCGCTCGCCCTGCTCGACGGGATCGGCCTGGGCGACAAGGCCAAGGACTTCCCCGACCGGCTCTCCGGCGGCCAGCAGCAACGCGCGGCGATCGTCCGCGCGATCGCGACCGACCCCGAGCTGCTGCTGCTCGACGAGGTGACCAGCGCCCTCGACCCGGAGCTCGTCGGAGAGGTGCTCGAGCTCATCCGCTCGCTCAAGGCGTCCGGCACCACGATCGTCATGGCGACCCACGAGATGGCCTTCGCTCGCGACGTCGCCGACCGCGTCGTGTTCCTCGACGCGGGCGTCATCGCCGAGCAGGGGCCGCCCGCGCAGCTGTTCGGCGCACCGCAGGAGGACCGCACGCGCGCCTTCCTCGCCCGCTTCGCCGAGCCGATCGCGTAA
- a CDS encoding ABC transporter permease: MSTTTSTPPASTGSPPPSAVELDRRLYRKRQTTRSVLISLASTLVVAVLAWVFVINTPGWARVQQTFFDPAVAVEAWPRVFDGLLLNIRVLIVAAIGVLIVSILLATARTLRGPIFFPLRALAAGYTDLFRGMPLIIVLYLVGFGLPGLGVFPRMPPEFWGTIALILVYSAYVSEVFRAGIEAVHPSQRLAARGLGLSHSQTLRLVILPQAVRKVTPALMNDFVAMQKDVGLISVLGAVDAVRAAQIETAATYNFTPYVLAGLLFVLLALPMIRLTDWYAARIRRREQIGSIV, encoded by the coding sequence TCCCGCGTCGACCGGCTCTCCTCCGCCCAGCGCGGTGGAGCTCGACCGCCGGCTCTACCGCAAGCGTCAGACCACGCGCTCGGTGCTGATCAGCCTGGCCAGCACCCTGGTGGTCGCGGTCCTGGCCTGGGTGTTCGTGATCAATACGCCCGGGTGGGCGCGGGTGCAGCAGACGTTCTTCGACCCCGCGGTCGCCGTCGAGGCGTGGCCGCGTGTCTTCGACGGGCTGCTGCTCAACATCCGGGTGCTCATCGTCGCCGCGATCGGCGTGCTGATCGTCAGCATCCTGCTCGCCACCGCGCGCACACTGCGCGGGCCCATCTTCTTCCCGCTGCGGGCGCTGGCCGCCGGGTACACGGACCTGTTCCGCGGGATGCCGCTGATCATCGTCCTCTACCTCGTGGGCTTCGGCCTGCCCGGGCTGGGCGTCTTCCCGCGCATGCCACCGGAGTTCTGGGGCACTATCGCGCTCATCCTGGTCTACTCGGCGTACGTCTCGGAGGTGTTCCGGGCGGGCATCGAGGCCGTGCACCCCTCGCAGCGGCTCGCCGCCCGCGGGCTCGGGCTGTCGCACTCGCAGACACTGCGGCTCGTGATCCTGCCCCAGGCTGTCCGCAAGGTGACCCCTGCCCTGATGAACGACTTCGTCGCGATGCAGAAGGACGTCGGCCTGATCTCGGTGCTCGGAGCGGTGGATGCGGTGCGCGCCGCCCAGATCGAGACCGCGGCGACGTACAACTTCACCCCGTACGTCTTGGCGGGGCTGCTGTTCGTCCTGCTCGCGCTCCCGATGATCCGGCTGACGGACTGGTACGCGGCGCGCATCCGCCGCCGCGAGCAGATCGGGAGCATCGTATGA